The Pseudoxanthomonas sp. SL93 genome segment GGCAGCGCCAGCAAGGCCCACAGCCAATGCGGGCGCAGGAAGTGCAGCGCGTCCAGCCAAGCACTCATGCACGCCTCCGCGGCCAAGCGAGCGCCAGCAGCGCCACCAGCAGCGCACCGGTGAGCGGCCAGTGGTAGCGCTCCAGGCGCGGACGGACGGCTTCGCCCGCATGCTCGACTGGCTCGATGCGATCCAGCTCGGCATAGATGCCGGCCAGTTCGCCGGTGTCGCGGGCACGGAAGAAGCGTCCGCCCGTCTGCCTGGCCACATCGCGCAGCGTCGCCTCATCGATGTCCTCCATGCCGCTGGAGGGCAGCGGCAGGGGAATGCCGAACAGGCTGAGGCCGCCATCGCTGCCGAAGGCGATGGTGTGGATGCGCACGCGCTCTTCCTTCGCCAGCTCTGCCGCCTTCTGTGGCGTCAGCACGCCCGCCGAATTGACACCGTCGGTAAGCAGGATGAGTACGCGCTGCCCGTCCTCCTGCGTGCGCAGGCGCCGCACCGCCAGTGCGATGGCATCGCCGATGGCGGTTTCGCGGCCCGCCAGCCCGGCGACCGCATCGCGCAACTGTTCGCGTACGGTCTGCAGGTCGCGCGTCAGCGGCGTCATCGCATAGGCGCGTTGGCCGAACACGAGCAGGCCCACGCGATCGCCTTCGCGGCGATCCAGGAAGTCCGCCAGCACCGCCTTTGCGGCGGTCAGGCGATCCACGACCGTCCCGCCGAGTTCCATGTCCGCTTCGGTCATGCTGCCGGACAGGTCGACCGCCAGCATCAGGTCTCGCCCACTCGTGGGCGGCGTGACGGCGTCGCCAAACTGCTGCGGCCGCGCGGCCGCAGCGCACAACAGGAACCATGCCAGCCATGCGAGTGCTGCCATCCGCCTCGGTGCAGCGCGTGTGCCGAGGCGGGCGATGCTGTCCAGTTGCTGGCCGTACGGCACCTTGATGGCCTCTTCCTGGCTGCGCCGCGGCGGCAATATCCAACGCGCCAGCCAGGGCAGCGGGAACGCCAACCACAGCCACGGCCAGGCGAACCCGGCATAGCCGTCATAGAGGAACTGCAGCGTCGGCAGCGACAGGTTCATCGCCGTGCGGCCATGAGTTCGAGGAAGCGCGCGCGTGCGACGGCAGTCGCGGCCTGCAGCTGCACCGCGTCGACCTCACGCTGGTACCCGCCTTCCAGCAGCAGGCGACCCGGGCCGTCGGAGAACGCGTGCCCCTTGTCACCGTCCAGGAAGCGCAACCATGCATCGCCCTGCAGGCGGTCGGCCTGCGGTTCCACCCTGCGGGCCGCACGCCGCAGCAACTCCGACATCGCCGCCACCCGTTGCGCGGACGATCCAGGCGTGAGCGCGTGCTCGAACAGGCGCACCCATGCCGCGCGCCGGCGTTTCCGCTGCGTCGACCACGCAAGCCAGGCACCGACGATCAGCAGCACGCCGACGATCACCAGCCACCAACCCGGTGCGAGCGGCCACAGCGGCGGCGACGCCGGCACGTGCACGTCACGCAGCACCAGCTGTGCGGCCGACATCACGCCACCTGCGGCTGGGCGCGGCCCAGCAGGGGCAGCCAGGCGTCGCTGGCGGCATCGGTCGACAGCGACCAGACACGGACGCCGCGCCGCGGCAGGCGTTCCAGCGCCTGCTCGACCGGCTGCACGAACTCCCGCCGCCAGCCTTGCCGTTGCGCGGCGTTGGCCAGATCGAGTTCCACGCGCCGGGCACCCAGCGCGAACGGCAACGTGGCCGCCGGCGGATCGGTCTCCAGCGGATCGGTCAGCAGCAGCACGGCGACTTCATGGTGCGTCGCCAGGGCGGGCCAGCGTGCTTCCGGCAAGGCCGCGACGCTGCGCGGATCGGCCAGCACGATCAGGCGCGAACCGGGCCGCAGCAGTCGTGCGGCATGATGCAGCGCGTCGGGCAATCCGGTGTCGTCCAGCGGCGGCGCGGTGTACCAGCGCACCAGCGCATCCAGCGCGCGCAATGCACCGCGCGTGCCGGAGGCCGGCGGTACGGGCGCTTCCGCCACGCTGCCGCGCAGGATGGCGACGCGATCGCCTTCGCGCACGGCCTGCCATGCGGCGACCGCACCGGCGCGTGCGGCCTGCACCGACTTGAAACGGACCCGTGTGCCGAAGTACAGCGCAGGCGCGGTATCGGCGACGATCAGGGTCAGGCGCTCGCGCTCGGCCTGGAAGAGCTTGGTGTGGGTGCGTCCGCTGCGTGCGGTCAGGCGCCAGTCGATATGACGCACATCATCGCCGGCCACGTACTCGCGGGACTCCGCGTACTCCATGCCACGTCCGCGCAACGAGGACTGCGCCGGACCGGTGACATGATGTCGACCACGGCGGGCGGGCCCCCGCCGCTGCGCCACACCGCGCAGCGCGACCAGTTCGGACAGCGTGGGGACGATGCCGTCGCTCATGCCGTCATTCCCGCGCGCGAACGAGGAACAAGCCCATCACGGCAAAGGCACCACATCCAGCAGCGCTGCCACCAGACGATCGCCATCCCACCCTTCCGCCGTCGCCTCGTAGCTGGGCAGCACGCGGTGGCGAAGCACATCGGCGGCGATCGCGCGGATGTCGTCGGGCGTGACGAAATCGCGCCCGGCCAGCCAGGCGCGCGCACGCGCGCACCGCTCCAGCGCGATGGAGCCACGCGGACTGGCGCCCCAGGCAATGCGTCGCGCCAGCGAGGCGTCGTAGCGCGCGGCATCACGGGAAGCCAGCACGAGTTCGATGAGGTAACGCTCCAGCTGGGGCGCCATGTGCAGGTTCAGCACGGCGGCGCGCGCGGCGAAGACGTCCTCCAGTGGCATACGTGGCGGCTGTACCGGCGCGGCGGTCATCTCGTCCCGCGCGCGCTCCCGTGCCAGGCGCAGGATCTCGGCCTCGGCCGCCGCCTCCGGGTAACCGATCCGGACATGCATCAGGAACCGGTCCAATTGGGCTTCCGGCAGCGGGAACGTGCCCTCCTGCTCGATCGGGTTCTGCGTGGCCATCACCAGGAACAGCGCAGGCAACGGATACGTGTGCCGGCCGACGGTGACCTGACGTTCGCCCATGGCTTCCAGCAGCGCGGACTGCACTTTCGCCGGCGCGCGGTTGATCTCGTCCGCCAGCAGCAGGGGATGGAAGATGGGACCGGCCTGGAATTCGAAACGGCCTTCCTGCGGCCGCCACACTTCGGTGCCCGTCAGGTCTGCCGGCAGCAGGTCGGGCGTGAACTGCACGCGCGCGAAGTCCGCCTGCAGGCGCGATGCCAGTGCGCGGATCGCGGTCGTCTTGGCCAGGCCGGGCGCGCCTTCCACCAGCAGGTGGCCATCGGCCAGCAGCGCGACCAACAGACGCTCCACCAGCGCGGACTGGCCCACGATGGTCTGGGCGAGGCCCTCCCGCAGCGCGGTGAAGGCCGCATGCAGGCGTGCGTGTTCGGCATCGGGGGAGACGCCCGTCGCGGCGGGATCGATAGCGGGGTTGTCCATGGGACCTGTCGGGGGTGGAGCCTGGGGCGATTTTGACCCAGCCGAGCGCGGATGGTTCACCGCGCTGGCGACACGGGCATGCGGTATTCAGCTCTGGCACGCCGGAAACGACACGGGGGCCTTGCGGCCCCCGTGTGGAACAAGCATTGACTGCAGGCGATCAGCGGCGCTCGGCCACGCGCAACACCTTCGGGGTGACGAAAATCAGCAGCTCGGCCTTTTCCTTGCTGCGACCCTTCTTCTTGAACAGGTTGCCCAGGAAGGGGATGTCGCCCAGGAACGGCACCTTGGCAATGCTGGCGCGGTCGGTGAACTCGTACACACCACCGATCACCACCGTCTGACCGTCCTCGATCAGCACGGCGGTATTGATTTCGCGACGCGCCAGTTCCGGCACGGAACCGAAGTCGCCCAGGTCGATGAAGCGGATCACCTCGTCCTTCTTGACGTTGAGGTTCAGGAAGACGCGGTTGTCGTCGGTGATGGTCGGCGTGACCTTCAACTCCAGCAGCGCTTCCTTGAACTGCACGGTCGGCGTGGCGATGCCGGTGCCGCTGCCGGTGACGGTCAGGTAGCCCACTTCACGACCCTGCTTGATCACCGCTTCACGCTGGTTGGTGGTCACCAGGCGCGGATTGGAAATCACTTCGCCACGGCCTTCTTCCTGCAGGGCGGACAGCTCCAGATCCAGCTGGAAGTTGGCGCCCAGCAGCGTGTAGGCGATCGCACCCACGGGATTGGTGGTGTAGGTGTTGGCTGGCAGATTGACGTTGAGATTGTTCTCGGTGGTGCCGTCTACGATGACGTCGGTCGTGTTTTCCAGCGAACCGCCGATCACCTGCGTGCGATCACCTTGGCGACGGCCGAGAATGCCGAAACGGGCGCCGAGGTCACGCGCGAAACTGTCCGTGGCAATGACGATGCGGCCCTCGATCAGCACCTGGTCGACCGGACGATCGATCACCGCGATCAGCTCGCGCATCTGCGCGACCTTCTTCGGGATGTCGCTGATCATCAGCGTGTTGGTGCGTTCGTCCGCCACCAGGCGGCCGCGCTGCGACAGGAAGCCGTTCTCGTTCTGGTTGTTGCCGCTGCCACCGCCACCACCACCACTGCTGTTGCCGACGCCCTTGGCTTCGGTCAACGCCTTGAAGATGGCGTTGGCGCTGTGGTAGTTGATCTGCACGTAGTCGGTGATCAGGTCTTCGCGGTTCTCGATCGCGATGCGCGCGTCCTCCTTGTCCTGCTCGAACTTGGCCAGTTCGGGCTGCGGCGCGACCCAGACAACGTTGCCGTCACGGCGCTTGTCCAGGCCACGGGCGCGCAGCACGATGTCCAGCGCCTGGTCCCACGGCACGTTGACCAAACGCAGCGTCACGTTGCCCTGCACGGTGTCGGAGGCCACGATGTTCAGGTTGGACTCTTCGGCAATCAGCTGCAGCACGGTGCGTACCGGCACGTCCTGGAAGTTGAACGTCACCGGGCGGCCTGCGTAGCGGCGCGCTTCGGTCGCCACCTTGGCGGCCGCCGTCGCGATTGCGCTGGAGCTGGTGCCGGAAGAGGCATTGGCACCACCGATGGCCTTCTGGCCGGCCCGCG includes the following:
- a CDS encoding type IV pilus secretin PilQ family protein gives rise to the protein MIASNAHRLRPARRLAMLRVCSLGLAIGLLAAASAASAGSPAAQSAAPQTATAPARAVSVSNIDFRRGEDGAGRLVIKFDGQGAAPDLRNQGSNVVVDVGNATLPASLQRPLNVVDFATPVQRVEAQSKGGGTQLVLSTSGEFESLAYQSGNEYVVEIVPRAGQKAIGGANASSGTSSSAIATAAAKVATEARRYAGRPVTFNFQDVPVRTVLQLIAEESNLNIVASDTVQGNVTLRLVNVPWDQALDIVLRARGLDKRRDGNVVWVAPQPELAKFEQDKEDARIAIENREDLITDYVQINYHSANAIFKALTEAKGVGNSSGGGGGGSGNNQNENGFLSQRGRLVADERTNTLMISDIPKKVAQMRELIAVIDRPVDQVLIEGRIVIATDSFARDLGARFGILGRRQGDRTQVIGGSLENTTDVIVDGTTENNLNVNLPANTYTTNPVGAIAYTLLGANFQLDLELSALQEEGRGEVISNPRLVTTNQREAVIKQGREVGYLTVTGSGTGIATPTVQFKEALLELKVTPTITDDNRVFLNLNVKKDEVIRFIDLGDFGSVPELARREINTAVLIEDGQTVVIGGVYEFTDRASIAKVPFLGDIPFLGNLFKKKGRSKEKAELLIFVTPKVLRVAERR
- a CDS encoding DUF58 domain-containing protein produces the protein MSDGIVPTLSELVALRGVAQRRGPARRGRHHVTGPAQSSLRGRGMEYAESREYVAGDDVRHIDWRLTARSGRTHTKLFQAERERLTLIVADTAPALYFGTRVRFKSVQAARAGAVAAWQAVREGDRVAILRGSVAEAPVPPASGTRGALRALDALVRWYTAPPLDDTGLPDALHHAARLLRPGSRLIVLADPRSVAALPEARWPALATHHEVAVLLLTDPLETDPPAATLPFALGARRVELDLANAAQRQGWRREFVQPVEQALERLPRRGVRVWSLSTDAASDAWLPLLGRAQPQVA
- a CDS encoding DUF4381 domain-containing protein, with translation MSAAQLVLRDVHVPASPPLWPLAPGWWLVIVGVLLIVGAWLAWSTQRKRRRAAWVRLFEHALTPGSSAQRVAAMSELLRRAARRVEPQADRLQGDAWLRFLDGDKGHAFSDGPGRLLLEGGYQREVDAVQLQAATAVARARFLELMAARR
- a CDS encoding MoxR family ATPase: MDNPAIDPAATGVSPDAEHARLHAAFTALREGLAQTIVGQSALVERLLVALLADGHLLVEGAPGLAKTTAIRALASRLQADFARVQFTPDLLPADLTGTEVWRPQEGRFEFQAGPIFHPLLLADEINRAPAKVQSALLEAMGERQVTVGRHTYPLPALFLVMATQNPIEQEGTFPLPEAQLDRFLMHVRIGYPEAAAEAEILRLARERARDEMTAAPVQPPRMPLEDVFAARAAVLNLHMAPQLERYLIELVLASRDAARYDASLARRIAWGASPRGSIALERCARARAWLAGRDFVTPDDIRAIAADVLRHRVLPSYEATAEGWDGDRLVAALLDVVPLP
- a CDS encoding VWA domain-containing protein; amino-acid sequence: MNLSLPTLQFLYDGYAGFAWPWLWLAFPLPWLARWILPPRRSQEEAIKVPYGQQLDSIARLGTRAAPRRMAALAWLAWFLLCAAAARPQQFGDAVTPPTSGRDLMLAVDLSGSMTEADMELGGTVVDRLTAAKAVLADFLDRREGDRVGLLVFGQRAYAMTPLTRDLQTVREQLRDAVAGLAGRETAIGDAIALAVRRLRTQEDGQRVLILLTDGVNSAGVLTPQKAAELAKEERVRIHTIAFGSDGGLSLFGIPLPLPSSGMEDIDEATLRDVARQTGGRFFRARDTGELAGIYAELDRIEPVEHAGEAVRPRLERYHWPLTGALLVALLALAWPRRRA